From the genome of Mastacembelus armatus chromosome 5, fMasArm1.2, whole genome shotgun sequence:
CTATGCGTACCGGGAGGAGCAGGAGTATGGCATCGAAACAGTCAAAGTCAAAGCTGTGGGGAGGCAGAGATTCAAGGTCCATGAGATAAGAACTCAAGCAGATGGGTAAGTTGAAACTGACtcataaaacaatgaaaccaAAGGTCAGGCCCTGGCACTTGTGAACATTTGAAAGAAGCACAGAGCTGTGCTCTATGAAACACAAGTGGCACTGTGGTTAAGCTAGTGGTGGTCTGCAGGACTTGGTGGTCTGCAGGACTTGGTGGTCTGCAGGACTTGGATCCATGCGTGCATGCAAAGTGGAATGTGTTTGAATAGGATTATCTGtaattaaccaaaataagaaACTGCAGATCAGTGAAGTAACATcatctacagtgtgtgtgctgagccTGAACAACCTTTACATTCATGCATATTCACAATAATGTGGAGTccagacacaacacacagactcaTTTGTCTTCTAGGTTTATACAGTGAAATGTAAACGTCATTTTTTTGTGCAATCTGTTTTTAGTCGACTTCAAAAGAGCCAGTTTCTGATCAACTATGTGTTGGTGCCCAGAATAGTCTGGACTTCGTTCAGAATGACTCAGGCAGTGGTCCCAGGGTGCACAGCTAGGGGGCAGAATATCTCTTCACACAGTCGCCTTCAAAAAGTGAACTGAAGAAGTTCTAATCTGTTTCCACCTGTATTTGTGGAGAGCAAAGGTTGactaatttaaaaatacacagtctGGTTTCTGtgtaacatttactgttttgcatttgtctttAAAGGCTGGTTCGGTATAGATCTTCATTGAGATTGTGCTCAGGTGCTCTAATACTCTCCAGACACTTTAGTTTGTTCTTTTATTAATCTGTGTGTTACAGTAAAATGCAAGGCACATTATTTGTGGAAGCATTCATGCAGAGACCCTGCCTATTACTGTAGTCATGTACTAGATCATGTTTACTTACGTCTTCTGGTGCTCTGGAGGTCATGGAGGTTTACTGTCCATGAAACTGGGGCGTCATTAAGACACATTTCCCTCTTTCTGTGGTTATTGTATAATGAACACAAATTGCTTGACATGTTCCTGCTGACCTCTAGTTTTAAGGCGGTGCTGTTCTGGACTCTAGTAAGAGCAGCATTTGTGTGATCAGTGACTTAAACTGTATCTGCTGTTGTGGCCTCACTCTGTGGTGATATTTACTGAATATTGACTCAAATTGTGTTTTGGCAGAgctacagtaaaaacattttcagtgtgtgttcaaATGTGAGAGCGTGGTGTATGGTCATAGCTGATAATGTGCGTTATTGCTCATGTAGTGttcatttgtgcatgtgtgagttcCAGAGAGTTCACTGGGAGCGTTTTGGGTGAGGAGCCCTATGAATATTTCTTACTGTTGacagtgaaaatgaacagaCGCCACCTTTTTACGATCGCCGCTTAGTAACAGCCAGTCATACATGTAATAACATTCAGCCGGCACaccatttgtttaatttgttatgcatctgctctgttttattctggCTTCCGTTTCCCTCTTTCACTTTCCCTCGTTGTCTCTCGGTTGTTCCACCACAtatgtcattgtgttttttttcccctcctctaGGATCAGACAAGCTAAAGTACAGATCCTTCCAGAGCGAATCCTTCCAGATCCCCTCTCTGCCGTGCAGCTAACACCCCTCTCCAGACTTCACATGCACCCCTCCTCCAAACCCCCAACTCAGAGCTGCAAACAGGCCCAGTGCTGGTGGAGTAACTACAGACAGGTCAGATCTGAACTCAAATAGTGAAACGCTTGACAcgtcatattttatttttattttcttaaaaaccTGATCAACAAATTGGTTCATCGACCTGAATCATGTAGCTGCATCTCTAGTTAAAAAAGATACACagatttttaacaaaaaaagttCTACGTGTTATAATAGAATAAATGTGCAGGATTTAGCAAAGTGCAAATGTAGTTGtctttattgtttgtgttttcatacGGTGCATGTATGTTGAAGGGTTCTGCTTAGGttaatgtaaagaaaaagaTAATGTATTGTGATAAACAAAACAGCACTATGGTGATAATCAGCTATAGATTTAATTAACTAATGGTGCGTCTGTTGTTCATCACAGAGGAAGTTTTCCTGTGCCAGTCTGACGCCATGGCCAGCCTGGGTCTATGCACTCTATGACTCTGTAAGTACAGAAAGCCCGTGAGCAATGTTAGGATTTCCTTGCTGTAAACATCACATAGAGGTGAATGCAAATCACGTTTCCTCAGGAGTCGCTCATGAACAGAGTGAAGAAACAGCTCCACGAATGGGACGAGAATCTGAAGGATGACTCTCTACCTACAAACGCCGTAGGTCAGTCTGTTCTCTGTTCTGTACTTTATTCGATCACAGACACAAGCAGTACGCACATGCATACACCCAGGTCTTTGTGTTCTTTCTGCTTTCTCCCTTCTTTTCAtccctcccttctcttccaTCTGGTTTATATCAGACTTCTCCTACAGAGTGGCAGCATGTCTGCCCATAGACGACGCTCTAcgactgcagctgctgaagatCGGCAGTGCCATCCAGAGACTTCGCTGTGAGCTGGACATCATGGACCGGGTAAGGAAAGGTCAACGTTAACCCCGCCTTCCCCCGAGCTGATGTTCTGTGCTATATATTAAACCAGACAGTAGCTTGGAGATCTGCTGtatgtttcttttcaaagatGGTCTTCACAACCAAAAGTGTTTAGATATCGTTTAGTATAAATAACCAAAGAGAGTGGGATTTTATCGCTTGTTAAATAGCCAACAAATATTTAGTGGATATTTGCCAACATACCATCTTTCATTGGCACAGCAGAAAATGTTAGgcttaatgtttttaaatggcagTTTATTGTTATTGGTGCTTTTCAGACAGCAGATTTCTTTGTGCCTTACTCAGTGGTGAAAGGGTAGATTAGATCTGTGCCAGAGTCTGGACCCAGACTAGAGGTTGTAGACGAGTTGGAAAGAGTTCTCACATTACCTCTCCTTCCTCACCTCTCCACTAACGTCcatattttaatgtaaacagaACAACGACCTCAGTCCAGTTGGTCACAGCATTCAGAGGCTATGTTTAGCCACATTAATGACTAATTTGAGTCATTACTGAAATAAACTATTGGGTGCATTTCTGTGAAATTTGGCAAAAACACTCTTGTTCCTCAGGGTGAACTGTAAAACGTTTGCTGAACTTCTCCTTCAGCCAATGTCAGGTTAGAAAGTTTACACACGATGTTCTTCAGGACTCTTTAGCATAGCCAGGAGACGTATTGtattaaaagtttttatttactCTGACATATTAGTTAAAATGCAAACCAGCAGTTGTGTTTAGTATTTGAAGCTTTTCCGTGATGCTGTGCTGTAGATAGTTTGTTGTGTGAAACTGTTGTTAAAGCCTGTAGTCAGGGCAAGTACTGTCTCCTGCATTACTTACTTTTAATGGTGCACTAATGTGGAATTCATGCTAAGGACAGGTGGCATTTATCAGTCAAcgtaaaatgtttttaatgagaTTTAAATTAGAATTTTATAACAGAAATGACAGATATTTCTGGGTGGTAAAGGCCAATGTCATTTCTTGTCTGAACCTTGTTTTTCGATTACTAGAAGCTGTTAATGGGCGTGTGAGATGCTCCTTTAATGTGTCGGCCCATTatctgctttttttctctcctgtctgATTGAGGATAATAGTCCCCCATTAATGGAGAATCTCACTGGTCACGCTCAGAACTTGAACTCCAGTCATTCAGCTAGTGGGTCTTGTGCAACATGAAGCACAGGGCAGATGATTTAGCATCGTGAACAATGAGAACGCTTTGCCTTGATACAACCTGACATCCCGTTAACACTTTTCTAATCTCTCCTCCTCAGTGCACGTCACTTTGCTGTAAGCAGTGCCAGGACACAGAAATCACCACAAAAAATGAGATCTTCAGGTGAGGGCTTTTCTTATATGTTGGgttaatgtttttattcctttatcacagtgtttgtttttgccacgtttaattttgttttgtttttaaaagttgaaaTGCTGCCCACATCAGTAGTTTTACAAGTGCTCTTCAGTATAAATACAATCCTGGACAGATTTAACATTGGCCTGACATCACTGGGAGTGTTACACTTCAGCTGTCTGGTACTTAACCAAAATAAAGAGCTGAAAAATAGGAGCAGcaatattaacattattatattcacaattataaatatgtaacatgttgGACCTCTGGATTAAcagatttctttctttgtagTGTTTATTACTGTTGATGTTAATGAAGAGTTGGCCCTGCAGCAGTGTAGATTGTGTAAAACACCTTAAAAACATTTGGAGGTTGGGAAAAAAACTGCAcctatatttttaaaatgttttttcctttattgGTGTAATCACTTTAATTGTTAACATGTCAAGGTTGATGATGCTTTTGTCTGGAATTTGCATTAAGTATGGGGTTACATCATGAAGATAAGTGGCCCTGCTCTACACCTCCACActctgagcacacacacacacacacacacacacacacacacacacacacagacacacacagacacacagggttatgtaatgtaattttCGGCTTGTGATGTGTGATGGctaatgtgtttgtgcaagAGTGACATACAGAAGTCCTGACACAAAAGAAATTGCCCAGAAATGAAAAAGGTCCATGAACTGTTTTGTCTGACAACATCCCATAATAATTGTGTTTAATATGACATCCAGAAGAAGGATTTTTTATAGCACGTTTCCACTGACTAACAAAACTGCATAATCCATTTTTGTTTACAAACTAAAGCCAGAAGTGAAGTGTCTGAGTCAAATGAAGTGTTATGTGTTATTTTTTGTACGTTGAATTGTCTACAAGGACTCGTGGAGTTGACTAATTATCTTGTTGAACCGAAAGCTGAAAACTAAACTTCCCATCATCCAGTTTAATATTTAtagttgtgtgttgtgtgtatttccATACTACTACACTCAGAGAGTACTGGACTCTTGTGTTCTGAACAGtgaagcttgtttttttttacacctcaCGCAGTTATGGAGCAGCATTAGCATTAATCGGAGCCTCTGTGCTGAGAACAGCTGCCGGTTGTGTCTAGAGGATGAGAGCATAGAGTTAAAGTTATTTCGTATGGGTTCATCACAGCAAAGACATTATTATTTCACATC
Proteins encoded in this window:
- the crbn gene encoding protein cereblon isoform X2 — translated: MEEFHGRTVHDDDSCQTIPVLPHTAVMLVPGQTLPLQLFRPQEVSMMRSVIQRDRTFAVLAHSDAGEPEAEFGTTAEIYAYREEQEYGIETVKVKAVGRQRFKVHEIRTQADGIRQAKVQILPERILPDPLSAVQLTPLSRLHMHPSSKPPTQSCKQAQCWWSNYRQRKFSCASLTPWPAWVYALYDSESLMNRVKKQLHEWDENLKDDSLPTNAVDFSYRVAACLPIDDALRLQLLKIGSAIQRLRCELDIMDRCTSLCCKQCQDTEITTKNEIFSLSLYGPMAAYVNPHGYVHETLTVYKANNLNLIGRPSTLHSWFPGYAWTIAQCRTCGSHMGWKFTSTMKDLSPPRFWGLTRSAMLPRIPQVEGEEGREGSRVFCL